A stretch of Pomacea canaliculata isolate SZHN2017 linkage group LG6, ASM307304v1, whole genome shotgun sequence DNA encodes these proteins:
- the LOC112565712 gene encoding coiled-coil domain-containing protein 28A-like — protein sequence MASADHAGNTQHQGRDKRNKLNDGGQGQGRKRSTSRDASRTQHDRPPDRQTGKKGKSSGAGGGSNAGVSGVKRLTKEHSFLRDVADVRAMEQGLLQLLADFHSGKLRAFSDGSTFEKMDQIREQQERLARLHFELDVHQDLHRLGTEEARATANGNLSKLIDQLHQLSTSIQTLQTGPADKDDKKSKLSSKP from the exons ATGGCCTCGGCAGACCACGCAGGTAACACACAACACCAAGGCCGAGACAAACGGAACAAATTAAATGATGGAGGACAGGGACAGGGCAGAAAACGCAGCACATCTCGAGATGCCAGTCGAACGCAGCATGATAGACCGCCTGACCGACAGACGGGCAAGAAAG GTAAAAGCAGTGGAGCTGGTGGGGGAAGCAATGCAGGAGTGAGTGGTGTAAAGCGCTTGACAAAAGAACACTCGTTTCTGCGAGATGTAGCAGATGTGCGGGCCATGGAACAAGGCTTGCTGCAGCTGCTTGCGGACTTTCACTCGGGCAAACTCCGTGCTTTCA GTGATGggtcaacatttgaaaaaatggACCAAATTCGGGAACAGCAAGAACGATTGGCTCGTCTTCATTTTGAACTTGATGTTCATCAGGATTTGCACAG ACTAGGCACAGAGGAGGCCCGTGCAACAGCCAACGGAAATCTTTCCAAATTAATTGATCAG cttCATCAGCTCAGCACATCTAT ACAGACACTTCAAACTGGGCCTGCAGACAAGGATGACAAAAAATCCAAATTAAGCAGCAAGCCATAG
- the LOC112565757 gene encoding monocarboxylate transporter 13-like yields the protein MPSSSGPGPEPGVAVGSSAQEKHPLYRLSSNDSTRSADVTTSNNHASYGAPQPRVERLVSSSSSSSTSTSGNPKACRETNGMGAQDAKVAAIAAATGRPDLADHFPDGGWGWVVVAAATCVHVLCSGIHLAFGTLSLHIREHFSTDDIETTWLGSLGVGISLFIAPFITIICRRKSPRLYGVIGGLICALGCLFLAFSNKPEQLFISHCVVMSLGSGVTIATANIMVGRYFKRRREIAETILVAGSGLGTALTSFLFHQLISSIKWMHGLQCMAGLLILTIIAGALYRSASLYHPRRDVILHLKSQKKNRRDREAEKPPYLDFSALRMRSLQALMVIAAVVGIGIHVPFVLLVRTAKQAGVDAYHLLLHSVYVGLGFVLGCAALGYVTIRTSADCFICRRHLVQTAAIAGGVLTLLLVMARDASAFSLYAWAYGMAAGAYYLGLKLYALELVSQQLMERAWSFLSAVQCFPFLFGAPVASYLKAAYQTDDAGYVFAGTTMVAGGLLFYSMPYFERHASNHVVLQKQTSTCSSTMTAEAAALLEVDLSDGGGGGGCKVSNHLHCVLAPRACRSVGMGKDVGRGCQAPGPQHGKERERNGGGKATVLSRIMEERDAARCSPDAACRAASCSRGSNSVEQTSAKQENGEPVADGPSDSTFSNKTDKSSGRESSKTSDSKKSKKTDVRVDFFDPPSQEKESTATVSYDSDLYINLCEAQV from the exons ATGCCCTCGTCGTCTGGGCCCGGACCTGAGCCAGGTGTCGCCGTGGGCAGCAGCGCCCAGGAAAAGCACCCGCTGTATAGACTGAGCAGCAACGACAGCACCCGCAGCGCAGACGTCACCACCTCTAACAACCACGCTTCGTACGGCGCGCCGCAGCCTCGTGTGGAGAGACTGgtcagcagcagtagcagcagcagtactAGCACCAGCGGAAACCCCAAGGCATGCAGAGAAACTAACGGCATGGGGGCACAGGACGCCAAGGTGGCGGCCATAGCGGCAGCCACGGGGCGCCCTGACCTAGCCGACCATTTCCCTGACGGCGGctgggggtgggtggtggtcGCCGCCGCCACCTGCGTGCACGTGCTGTGTAGCGGCATTCACCTCGCCTTCGGCACCCTCTCCTTGCACATCCGCGAGCACTTCTCTACTGACGACATCGAAACAA CTTGGTTAGGGAGTCTTGGAGTCGGCATCTCGCTCTTCATCGCCCCATTCATCACAATCATTTGTCGGAGAAAGAGTCCGCGACTGTATGGAGTCATCGGCGGCCTCATCTGTGCGCTGGGTTGTCTTTTCTTGGCTTTCTCTAACAAACCTGAGCAGCTCTTCATCTCCCACTGCGTTGTCATGTCTTTGGGAAGTGGCGTTACCATAGCAACAGCCAACATCATGGTCGGGAG GTATTTCAAACGACGGCGGGAGATTGCTGAAACCATTTTAGTGGCGGGGTCTGGTCTGGGCACAGCGCTcacatcttttctctttcatcagCTTATCAG CAGCATCAAGTGGATGCACGGCTTGCAGTGCATGGCGGGGCTGCTGATCCTGACCATCATTGCTGGGGCACTGTACCGCTCCGCCTCACTGTACCACCCGCGCCGTGACGTCATCCTCCACCTCAAGTCGCAGAAGAAGAACCGCCGCGACCGGGAGGCGGAGAAGCCGCCATACTTGGACTTCAgcgcactgcgcatgcgctcgCTGCAGGCCCTGATGGTCATCGCCGCTGTCGTGGGCATCGGAATCCACGTGCCATTTGTTCTGCTG GTTCGGACGGCGAAGCAGGCAGGTGTGGACGCCTATCACCTGCTGCTGCACAGCGTGTACGTGGGCTTGGGCTTCGTGCTGGGCTGCGCGGCACTGGGCTACGTCACCATCCGCACCAGCGCCGACTGCTTCATCTGCCGGCGCCACCTAGTGCAGACGGCCGCCATCGCCGGGGGCGTGTTGACGCTGTTGCTGGTGATGGCGCGCGACGCCAGCGCCTTCTCTCTCTACGCCTGGGCTTACGGCATGGCTGCTGGCGCCTACTACCTCGGCCTCAAGCTCTACGCCCTGGAGCTGGTCAGCCAGCAGCTCATGGAGCGCGCCTGGAGCTTTCTGTCCGCCGTGCAGTGCTTCCCTTTCCTGTTTGGCGCGCCAGTGGCTT CCTACCTGAAGGCGGCTTACCAGACGGACGATGCAGGCTACGTGTTCGCCGGCACCACTATGGTTGCTGGCGGGCTGCTCTTCTACTCCATGCCCTACTTCGAGCGGCACGCCTCCAACCACGTGGTGTTGCAGAAGCAGACCAGCACGTGCTCCTCCACCATGACTGCGGAGGCTGCGGCTCTGCTGGAAGTGGACCTGTCGGATGGGGGCGGAGGCGGCGGTTGCAAGGTCTCCAACCACCTGCACTGCGTGCTGGCGCCGCGCGCGTGCCGCAGTGTAGGCATGGGCAAAGATGTTGGCCGGGGATGCCAGGCCCCGGGCCCGCAGCACGGCAAGGAACGCGAGCGCAACGGCGGCGGCAAGGCCACGGTGCTGTCCCGCATCATGGAGGAGCGCGACGCCGCGCGGTGCTCGCCCGATGCCGCGTGCAGAGCTGCATCCTGCAGTAGGGGCAGCAACTCTGTGGAGCAGACCTCCGCCAAACAGGAAAACGGCGAGCCGGTCGCCGATGGACCGTCTGACAGCACCTTCTCCAACAAGACGGATAAGTCAAGCGGACGCGAGTCCAGCAAGACCTCGGACAgcaagaagagcaagaagaccGATGTGCGGGTCGACTTCTTTGACCCGCCCAGCCAGGAGAAGGAGTCCACGGCCACAGTCTCCTACGACAGTGACCTCTACATTAATCTGTGTGAAGCTCAAGTGTAA
- the LOC112565760 gene encoding smad nuclear-interacting protein 1-like: MEARQQQDRGRVQSSFGDSDSVESVEKERPNFELSGKLTEDTNVYRGVVIKYNEPSEARKPKRRWRLYPFKGDTALPMLPVHRQSAYLLGRDRRIADIPIDHPSCSKQHAVLQYRLTDYHRPDGSLGRKVRPYVIDLGSANGTFINNKQIDSQRYVELMERDVIKFGFSSREYVLLHENVDTSEVAHEDDSGSN, encoded by the coding sequence ATGGAGGCACGACAGCAGCAAGATAGAGGAAGGGTGCAGTCTTCTTTTGGTGATTCTGATTCTGTGGAAAGTGTAGAGAAAGAACGACCAAATTTTGAACTTTCAGGAAAACTGACAGAAGACACAAATGTATATCGGGGtgtagtaataaaatataatgagcCTTCAGAAGCCCGAAAACCAAAACGGAGATGGCGTTTGTACCCGTTCAAGGGGGATACAGCTTTACCTATGCTGCCAGTGCATCGGCAAAGTGCTTATTTACTTGGTCGGGATAGACGTATTGCAGACATACCGATAGATCATCCTTCGTGTTCCAAACAGCATGCTGTTCTTCAATACAGACTCACTGACTATCATCGGCCTGATGGTTCTTTGGGACGAAAAGTTCGCCCTTATGTCATAGATTTGGGTTCTGCAAATGgaacatttataaataacaagCAGATTGACTCTCAACGTTATGTTGAACTCATGGAACGTGATGTTATCAAGTTTGGTTTCAGTAGTAGGGAATATGTGCTTTTGCATGAAAATGTTGATACTTCAGAAGTAGCGCATGAAGATGATTCTGGTAGcaactga